Proteins co-encoded in one Bradyrhizobium sp. 170 genomic window:
- a CDS encoding class II aldolase/adducin family protein has translation MPTTKDREKRQSIIDACRSMNALGINQGTSGNISLRHGEGLLITPTSTPYEAMQPEQIVFMGLDGSHDPAQRPSSEWRFHLDILKARPEINAVVHAHPTYSTILAIMGLEIPPIHYMIACAGGDTIRVAPYATFGTQELSEHAVRALEGRLACLLEHHGMIAVGASLSKAMWLAVEVETLARQYHGCLQIGTPRLLPKAEIENVLGRIAGYGPADK, from the coding sequence ATGCCGACCACGAAGGACCGGGAAAAACGCCAGTCGATCATCGATGCCTGCCGCAGCATGAATGCGCTCGGCATCAACCAGGGCACGTCGGGAAATATCAGCCTGCGCCATGGCGAGGGCCTGCTGATCACGCCGACCAGCACGCCCTACGAGGCGATGCAGCCCGAGCAGATCGTGTTCATGGGCCTGGACGGCTCGCACGATCCCGCCCAGCGGCCGTCGAGCGAGTGGCGATTTCACCTCGACATCCTCAAGGCCCGGCCCGAAATCAATGCGGTGGTCCATGCCCACCCGACCTATTCGACGATCCTCGCCATCATGGGTCTGGAAATTCCACCGATCCACTACATGATCGCGTGTGCCGGCGGCGACACCATCCGCGTCGCGCCCTATGCGACCTTCGGCACGCAGGAGCTTTCGGAGCACGCCGTGCGCGCGCTGGAAGGCCGGCTGGCCTGCCTGCTGGAACACCATGGCATGATTGCGGTCGGCGCATCGCTTTCGAAAGCGATGTGGCTTGCCGTCGAAGTCGAAACGCTGGCCCGGCAATACCACGGCTGCCTGCAGATCGGGACACCGCGCCTGCTGCCGAAGGCCGAGATCGAAAACGTTCTCGGCAGGATCGCGGGATACGGTCCTGCCGACAAATAG
- a CDS encoding TRAP transporter small permease produces MAAVERLIDLYCRLLKVTIAACLAAMVVLVFTNVVMRYLFNSGIPTSEELSRWLLVWLTFLGAIVALRQHAHLGVDTLVRALPPLGKKICFVASYLLMLYADGLLTLGSWKQAVLTFGDSAPASGISVGLFFYSSGLVFGVSAAVILLLDLVRVLGGNASEEDLVAVKESEEHV; encoded by the coding sequence ATGGCGGCCGTCGAACGGTTGATCGATCTCTACTGCCGGCTGCTCAAGGTCACCATCGCGGCGTGCCTCGCCGCGATGGTGGTGCTGGTCTTCACCAACGTCGTGATGCGCTATCTCTTCAACTCGGGGATTCCGACCTCGGAAGAGCTGTCGCGCTGGCTACTGGTCTGGCTGACATTCCTCGGCGCCATCGTCGCGCTGCGCCAGCACGCCCATCTCGGCGTCGATACGCTGGTCCGCGCGCTCCCTCCCCTCGGCAAGAAGATCTGCTTCGTCGCGAGTTACCTGTTGATGCTGTACGCCGACGGCCTGCTCACGCTCGGCAGCTGGAAGCAGGCGGTGCTGACCTTCGGCGACAGCGCCCCCGCCTCCGGCATCTCGGTCGGGTTGTTCTTCTACTCCTCCGGCCTCGTCTTCGGCGTTTCCGCGGCCGTGATCTTGTTGCTGGATCTCGTCCGCGTGCTGGGCGGCAACGCCTCCGAGGAGGACCTGGTCGCGGTGAAGGAAAGCGAAGAGCATGTCTGA
- a CDS encoding TRAP transporter substrate-binding protein: MRIGLLCAAVSLCALVGTPAAAQVQERTIRWGHLNNTDHPISFGVKKFAEVLAAKSGGKLKIREFPASQLGNELQQQSAVRGGTQEILSASTTSLAGVVKDLGLFDFPFTVSTFEQAEALAQGAFGKAMLETLPEKELIGLGYWGLGFRNATNSSRAIAKVEDFSGLKLRVIPNPVYLETFKALKANPVPMAFGELYTALENKTVDGQENPYSVILSNKFYEVQKYVSATNHTFTQNVIIVSKKFWDGLSAEEQKMLRDSFAETREYQRDQTKLAAEKALGELTAKGMQFNEITPAEYARMQDATKPVVEKFSAEYDPARVKLFIGELARIRGAK, from the coding sequence ATGCGGATCGGATTGCTGTGCGCTGCTGTCAGCCTTTGTGCGCTTGTGGGAACACCGGCTGCCGCCCAGGTGCAGGAACGAACGATCCGCTGGGGCCACCTCAACAACACCGACCACCCGATCAGCTTTGGCGTGAAGAAGTTCGCCGAGGTGCTGGCGGCCAAGAGCGGCGGCAAGCTGAAGATCCGCGAGTTTCCGGCTTCGCAACTCGGCAACGAGCTGCAGCAGCAGTCGGCGGTGCGCGGCGGCACGCAGGAAATCCTCTCGGCGTCGACGACCTCGCTCGCCGGCGTCGTCAAGGATCTCGGCCTGTTCGACTTCCCCTTCACCGTCAGCACGTTCGAGCAGGCGGAGGCGCTGGCCCAGGGCGCGTTTGGCAAGGCGATGCTCGAGACGCTGCCCGAGAAGGAGCTGATCGGTCTCGGCTATTGGGGGCTAGGCTTCCGCAACGCCACCAACAGCAGCCGTGCAATCGCGAAGGTCGAGGATTTTTCCGGGCTGAAGCTGCGCGTGATCCCGAACCCGGTCTATCTCGAAACCTTCAAGGCCTTGAAGGCGAACCCGGTGCCGATGGCGTTCGGCGAGTTGTACACCGCGCTGGAAAACAAGACCGTCGACGGCCAGGAGAACCCTTACAGCGTCATCCTGTCCAACAAGTTCTACGAAGTGCAGAAATACGTCTCGGCCACCAACCACACCTTCACGCAGAACGTCATCATCGTCAGCAAAAAGTTCTGGGACGGCCTGTCGGCGGAAGAGCAGAAGATGCTGCGCGACAGCTTTGCCGAGACGCGCGAGTACCAGCGCGACCAGACCAAGCTGGCGGCGGAGAAGGCGCTCGGCGAACTGACGGCGAAAGGCATGCAGTTCAACGAGATCACGCCCGCCGAATACGCCCGCATGCAGGACGCCACCAAACCGGTCGTCGAGAAATTCTCGGCCGAGTATGATCCTGCGCGCGTAAAACTCTTCATCGGCGAGCTGGCACGCATCCGCGGCGCCAAGTAA
- a CDS encoding S-methyl-5'-thioadenosine phosphorylase: protein MTRAVLGIIGGSGIYDLPGLEDVREETIKSPWGEPSAALTRGVIGGLPIAFLPRHGKGHVLSPSDINYRANIDVLKRAGVTDLVSLSACGSFREELPPGTFVLVDQFVDRTYKRESSFFGRGCVAHVSMAHPVSPRLHVHLVAAAKAEGIEAVQGGTYVCMEGPQFSSLAESLSYKAQGYSVIGMTNMPEAKLAREAEICYASVAMVTDFDCWHPDHDAVTVQDIIRVLNSNAGKAKGLVARLARDFPREHEPCPVGSDKALDTALITAPEARDPRLLARLDAVAGRVLNS, encoded by the coding sequence ATGACGCGTGCCGTGCTTGGCATCATTGGCGGATCCGGCATCTACGACCTGCCGGGGCTGGAGGACGTCCGCGAGGAAACCATCAAGAGCCCGTGGGGCGAGCCGTCCGCCGCCCTGACGCGCGGCGTGATCGGAGGCTTGCCGATCGCGTTCCTGCCGCGGCACGGCAAGGGGCACGTGCTGTCGCCCTCCGACATCAACTACCGCGCCAATATCGACGTGCTGAAGCGGGCGGGGGTGACCGACCTGGTATCGCTCTCGGCCTGCGGCTCGTTCCGAGAGGAACTGCCGCCCGGCACCTTTGTGCTGGTCGATCAGTTTGTCGATCGCACGTACAAGCGCGAGAGTTCGTTTTTCGGCAGGGGCTGCGTCGCCCACGTCTCGATGGCCCATCCGGTGTCGCCGCGGCTGCACGTGCACCTCGTGGCGGCCGCCAAGGCTGAAGGCATCGAAGCGGTGCAGGGCGGCACTTATGTGTGCATGGAAGGCCCGCAGTTCTCCAGCCTCGCCGAGAGCCTGAGCTACAAGGCGCAGGGCTATTCGGTGATCGGCATGACCAACATGCCCGAAGCTAAACTCGCCCGCGAGGCCGAGATCTGCTATGCCAGCGTAGCCATGGTCACCGATTTCGATTGCTGGCATCCCGATCACGACGCCGTCACCGTGCAGGATATCATTCGCGTGCTGAACTCGAATGCCGGCAAGGCCAAAGGGCTCGTCGCGCGTCTCGCCAGGGATTTTCCGCGCGAGCATGAGCCGTGTCCTGTTGGATCGGACAAGGCGCTCGACACTGCCTTGATCACGGCGCCGGAAGCGCGCGATCCACGACTACTCGCCAGGCTCGATGCGGTGGCGGGGAGGGTGTTGAACTCATGA
- a CDS encoding CoA transferase — MPFPRASQALSRFTVLDLTRVRSGPTCVRQLADWGANVIKIDALLEDGGGEQPGGPRQGSDFQNLHRNKRAMTLNLKDPKGLEVFKRLAEQADVVVENFRPDVKAKLGIDYESLRKINPRIVYGSISGFGQDGPYHKRPGFDQIAQGMGGLMSITGAPGEGPMRVGIPVADLTAGLFCALGILTALLERDVSGEGQWVQTSLLQAQIFMLDFQASRWLMEQDVAKQAGNNHPTSIPTGVFKTSDGYINIATTGGRIWERCAQAIGAPELVTNPDYASAPARSKNRDALNEAIGKLTAKKSTETWVKELNEAGVPCGPIYSIDQMFDDAQVRHLGIAQHVPNDENRHIQLVGQPVTLSRTPSSMAARPPEFGEQTEEVLAEFGFGKDEIAELRQRKVV, encoded by the coding sequence ATGCCTTTCCCCCGCGCTTCGCAGGCCCTGTCCCGTTTCACCGTGCTCGATCTGACCCGTGTTCGCTCCGGGCCCACCTGCGTGCGGCAGCTGGCGGATTGGGGCGCCAACGTCATCAAGATCGACGCGCTGCTGGAAGACGGCGGCGGCGAGCAGCCGGGCGGCCCGCGCCAGGGCTCGGATTTCCAGAATTTGCACCGCAACAAGCGGGCCATGACGCTGAACCTGAAGGATCCCAAGGGCCTCGAAGTGTTCAAGCGGCTCGCCGAGCAGGCCGACGTCGTGGTCGAGAATTTTCGTCCCGACGTCAAAGCCAAGCTCGGCATCGACTATGAGAGCTTGCGCAAGATCAATCCCCGCATCGTCTATGGCAGCATCTCCGGCTTCGGCCAGGACGGCCCCTACCACAAGCGGCCGGGCTTCGATCAGATCGCGCAGGGCATGGGCGGGCTGATGTCGATCACCGGCGCGCCCGGTGAGGGGCCGATGCGGGTCGGCATTCCCGTCGCCGACCTCACCGCCGGGCTGTTCTGCGCGCTTGGCATCCTCACGGCACTGCTGGAGCGCGACGTCTCCGGCGAGGGCCAGTGGGTGCAGACCTCGCTGTTGCAGGCGCAGATCTTCATGCTGGATTTCCAGGCCTCGCGCTGGCTGATGGAACAGGACGTGGCCAAGCAGGCCGGCAACAACCATCCGACCTCGATCCCGACCGGCGTGTTCAAGACTTCCGACGGCTACATCAACATCGCCACGACCGGCGGGCGGATCTGGGAACGCTGCGCGCAGGCGATCGGCGCGCCCGAACTTGTCACCAATCCCGATTACGCCAGCGCGCCCGCGCGCTCGAAGAACCGCGACGCGCTGAACGAAGCGATCGGCAAGCTCACCGCAAAGAAATCGACGGAAACCTGGGTCAAGGAATTGAACGAGGCCGGCGTGCCCTGCGGCCCGATCTATTCGATCGACCAGATGTTCGACGACGCCCAGGTCAGGCACCTCGGCATCGCGCAACATGTCCCGAACGACGAGAACCGTCACATCCAGCTCGTCGGCCAGCCGGTGACACTGTCACGCACGCCGAGCAGCATGGCTGCGCGGCCGCCGGAGTTCGGCGAGCAGACCGAAGAGGTGCTGGCCGAGTTCGGTTTTGGCAAGGACGAGATCGCGGAATTGCGCCAGCGCAAGGTGGTGTAA
- the mtnA gene encoding S-methyl-5-thioribose-1-phosphate isomerase yields the protein MKVDGRHFRSIWLEDDGWTVGAIDQRRLPHEFVVARLVSAEDATEAIRSMLVRGAPLIGATAAYGMALAMRADASDAALDRAYAMLLAARPTAINLKWALDEMARLLRPLPASERTAAAYKRAVEIADEDVAINQGIGRHGLALIEQIAAGKRPGEPVNVLTHCNAGWLATVDWGTATAPIYLAHDRGLKVHVWVDETRPRNQGASLTAWELGHHGVPHTVIPDNTGGHLMQHCMVDLAIVGTDRVAANGDVCNKIGTYLKALAAHDNGVPFYVALPSPTIDFSIDDGIRQIPIEQRSAGEVANMTGRTADGRVETVRVVPEGSPVANYAFDVTPARLVTGLITERGLLRPERAALASAFPERSGGH from the coding sequence ATGAAGGTCGACGGCCGGCATTTCCGCAGCATCTGGCTCGAGGACGACGGCTGGACGGTGGGCGCGATCGACCAGCGGCGGCTGCCGCATGAATTCGTGGTGGCGCGCCTCGTCAGCGCCGAGGACGCGACCGAGGCCATCCGTTCGATGCTGGTGCGTGGCGCGCCGCTAATCGGCGCCACGGCGGCTTACGGCATGGCGCTTGCCATGCGGGCCGATGCTTCCGATGCGGCACTCGACCGTGCCTATGCGATGCTGCTGGCGGCGCGGCCGACCGCGATCAACCTGAAATGGGCGCTCGATGAGATGGCGCGTTTGCTTCGACCGCTGCCGGCATCGGAACGAACAGCGGCGGCCTATAAGCGCGCAGTCGAAATCGCCGATGAGGACGTCGCGATCAACCAGGGGATCGGCCGGCATGGGCTGGCGCTGATCGAGCAGATCGCGGCGGGGAAGCGGCCCGGCGAGCCGGTCAACGTCCTGACCCATTGCAACGCCGGCTGGCTTGCGACGGTGGACTGGGGCACCGCGACGGCGCCGATCTATCTGGCGCATGATCGCGGCCTGAAGGTCCATGTCTGGGTCGACGAGACCCGGCCGCGCAATCAGGGCGCTTCGCTTACCGCCTGGGAACTCGGCCACCACGGCGTGCCGCATACGGTGATCCCTGATAACACCGGCGGCCATCTGATGCAGCATTGCATGGTCGATCTCGCGATCGTCGGCACCGACCGGGTGGCTGCCAATGGCGATGTCTGCAACAAGATCGGGACCTACCTGAAGGCGCTCGCCGCGCACGACAATGGCGTGCCGTTCTATGTTGCACTGCCATCGCCCACCATCGACTTTAGTATCGATGACGGCATCAGGCAGATTCCGATCGAGCAGCGCAGCGCCGGCGAAGTGGCGAACATGACCGGCCGCACTGCCGACGGGCGCGTCGAGACCGTGCGCGTGGTTCCCGAAGGCTCGCCTGTGGCCAACTACGCCTTCGACGTCACGCCGGCGCGGCTGGTGACGGGATTGATCACCGAACGCGGCCTGCTCCGCCCGGAGCGTGCTGCACTTGCGAGCGCATTCCCGGAGCGCAGCGGCGGACATTGA
- a CDS encoding FCD domain-containing protein → MTLVERTEEQEAVGDDGYRRIRTDIVFGRLRPGQKLRLEGLKEDYGVSVSTLREILNRLAAEGFVLAEGRRGFEVAPISAGNLQELAELRLLLEQHAMGVSFAHADVEWEGRVVSAHHKLASTERLMETGLGELEQWKRYDGEFHQALISNCGSRMLMETHALVFDKYFRYQMVAFSYRGNEPAAQHKALLEAALKRDAATAAETLRAHVSNCVEHALATAALK, encoded by the coding sequence ATGACACTGGTCGAGCGAACGGAAGAGCAGGAAGCGGTCGGCGATGACGGCTATCGCCGCATCCGCACCGACATCGTGTTCGGCCGGCTCCGCCCGGGACAAAAGCTCCGGCTGGAGGGCCTCAAGGAGGACTACGGCGTCAGCGTCTCCACGCTGCGCGAAATCCTCAACCGGCTGGCGGCGGAAGGTTTTGTGCTGGCCGAGGGGAGGCGGGGCTTTGAGGTGGCGCCAATCTCGGCCGGGAACTTGCAGGAGCTGGCAGAGCTCCGGCTGCTGCTGGAGCAGCATGCGATGGGCGTGTCGTTCGCCCATGCCGATGTCGAGTGGGAAGGGCGCGTGGTCTCCGCCCATCACAAGCTGGCGTCAACCGAGCGGCTGATGGAAACCGGCCTCGGCGAGCTCGAGCAGTGGAAGCGCTATGACGGTGAATTCCATCAGGCGCTGATCTCCAATTGCGGCTCGCGCATGCTGATGGAGACGCATGCCTTGGTGTTCGATAAATATTTCCGCTACCAGATGGTCGCGTTCAGCTACCGCGGCAACGAGCCCGCCGCCCAGCACAAGGCGCTGCTCGAAGCCGCGCTGAAGCGCGACGCCGCCACTGCCGCTGAAACGCTGCGCGCCCATGTGAGCAATTGCGTGGAGCACGCGCTCGCAACGGCGGCGCTGAAGTAG
- a CDS encoding type II 3-dehydroquinate dehydratase gives MRIMILNGPNLNMLGIREPHIYGSTTLDAIKASCEEFAAFTGAQLAFHQSNHEGELVDLIQSARTAADALIINPAAYSFTSIAMFDAMKIFDGPIYEVHISNIHARDELHRHSKLSAAVKGVIAGLGPYGYIVAMQAALQGAGQLPASLPAAVRVGPK, from the coding sequence ATGCGCATCATGATCCTCAATGGCCCAAACCTGAACATGCTCGGCATCCGCGAGCCGCACATCTACGGCTCGACCACGCTCGACGCCATCAAGGCGTCGTGCGAGGAGTTCGCCGCTTTCACCGGCGCGCAACTGGCGTTTCACCAGTCGAACCACGAGGGCGAACTGGTCGACCTGATCCAGTCCGCGCGCACGGCCGCGGACGCCCTCATCATCAATCCGGCCGCCTACTCCTTCACCTCGATTGCGATGTTCGACGCCATGAAGATCTTTGACGGTCCGATCTACGAGGTGCACATCTCCAATATCCACGCCCGTGACGAGCTGCATCGTCATTCGAAGCTTTCGGCCGCCGTGAAAGGCGTGATCGCCGGCCTCGGCCCCTACGGCTACATCGTCGCGATGCAGGCCGCACTGCAGGGCGCCGGCCAGTTGCCGGCGTCGCTGCCGGCGGCTGTCCGCGTCGGCCCGAAATGA
- a CDS encoding tripartite tricarboxylate transporter permease gives MEALGLLMHGFAVLLTWKTLLLMMLGLVLGIFVGVLPGLGGPNGVAILLPLTFTMDPTSAIVMLSCIYWGALFGGAITSILFNIPGEAWSVATTFDGYPMAQQGRAAEALTAAFTSSFIGSLVAVMLITFLAPMISSFALKFGPPEFFAVYLLTFCSFVGLGREAKHKTVISMSLGLLLAGIGMDTVSGQLRMTFGSAELLRGVNFLVAVIGLFGISEILLTMEERLALRGHAAGISLRVVLSVWKDLPKYWVTLLRSSFIGCWLGITPGGAIAASFMGYNLAKRFSKDQDSFGKGRIEGVFAPETAAHASGTAALLPMLALGIPGSGTAAILLGGLMVWGLNPGPLLFVEHKDFVWGLIASMYLGNVVGLVLVLTTVPIFASILRVPFAAVAPMIVVSCAIGAYAIQNAMFDIWLMLGFGVVGYVFKKIGIPLAPFTLALVLGNRAEDAFRLSMIGSGGEMKVFWSNGLVGSITTLAIVLLFWPVIDWAFSSVTRRLRPAKA, from the coding sequence ATGGAAGCATTGGGCCTCTTGATGCACGGCTTCGCCGTGCTGCTGACCTGGAAGACGCTGCTGCTGATGATGCTCGGGCTGGTGCTCGGCATTTTCGTCGGCGTGCTGCCGGGCCTCGGCGGCCCCAACGGCGTGGCGATCCTGCTGCCGCTGACGTTCACGATGGACCCGACGTCGGCGATCGTGATGCTGTCCTGCATCTACTGGGGCGCGCTGTTCGGCGGCGCCATCACCTCGATCCTGTTCAACATCCCCGGTGAGGCCTGGTCGGTCGCGACCACTTTCGATGGTTATCCGATGGCGCAGCAGGGCAGGGCGGCCGAGGCGCTGACCGCGGCGTTCACCTCGTCGTTCATCGGCTCGCTGGTCGCGGTGATGCTGATCACCTTCCTGGCGCCGATGATCTCCTCGTTCGCGCTCAAATTCGGGCCGCCGGAATTCTTCGCGGTTTATCTGCTCACCTTTTGCTCGTTCGTCGGCCTCGGCCGCGAGGCCAAGCACAAGACGGTCATTTCGATGTCGCTCGGCCTCTTGCTCGCCGGCATCGGCATGGACACCGTGTCCGGCCAGTTGCGCATGACCTTCGGTTCGGCGGAACTGCTGCGCGGCGTCAACTTCCTGGTCGCGGTCATCGGCCTGTTCGGCATCAGCGAAATCCTGCTGACCATGGAGGAGCGGCTTGCGCTGCGCGGTCACGCCGCCGGCATCTCCTTGCGCGTGGTGCTGTCGGTCTGGAAGGACCTGCCGAAATACTGGGTGACGCTGCTGCGTTCCTCCTTCATCGGATGCTGGCTCGGCATCACCCCCGGCGGGGCGATCGCCGCGTCCTTCATGGGCTACAATCTCGCCAAGCGCTTCTCCAAGGACCAGGACAGCTTTGGCAAGGGCCGCATCGAGGGCGTGTTCGCGCCGGAGACTGCGGCGCACGCCTCCGGCACCGCGGCGTTGCTGCCGATGCTGGCGCTCGGCATTCCCGGCTCCGGCACCGCGGCGATCCTGCTCGGCGGCTTGATGGTGTGGGGCCTCAACCCGGGTCCGTTGCTGTTCGTCGAGCACAAGGATTTCGTCTGGGGCCTGATCGCGTCGATGTATCTCGGCAATGTCGTCGGTCTCGTGCTGGTGCTCACGACGGTGCCGATCTTTGCTTCCATCCTGCGCGTGCCGTTCGCAGCTGTCGCGCCCATGATCGTGGTGTCCTGTGCGATCGGCGCCTATGCGATCCAGAACGCGATGTTCGACATCTGGCTGATGCTGGGTTTTGGCGTCGTCGGTTACGTCTTCAAGAAGATCGGCATTCCGCTTGCGCCGTTCACGCTGGCGCTTGTGCTCGGCAACCGCGCCGAGGACGCCTTCCGCCTCTCGATGATTGGCTCGGGCGGCGAGATGAAGGTGTTCTGGTCGAACGGCCTGGTCGGTTCGATCACGACGCTGGCGATCGTGTTGTTGTTCTGGCCCGTCATCGACTGGGCGTTCAGCAGCGTCACGCGCAGGCTGCGGCCGGCGAAGGCGTAG
- a CDS encoding tripartite tricarboxylate transporter TctB family protein, producing the protein MSNTDIEIVVEDPTAPEADSPAVTSVRAVDVVVCLLLLALALTLGYDNWRTGAGWESTGPQSGYFPFYLSIILAGASLYGLVAAFLSRKEASEVFVTRAQLRRVMAVFVPTVLFCLAMQFLGLYVASFLLISGFMRLVGKIALWKSLLTAFVFTAVMFVTFDIAFDVIMPKGPLEAALGR; encoded by the coding sequence ATGTCCAATACCGACATCGAAATCGTCGTCGAGGATCCGACTGCGCCCGAGGCGGACTCGCCTGCGGTGACGAGCGTTCGCGCGGTCGACGTCGTCGTCTGCCTCCTGCTGCTCGCGCTCGCGCTGACGCTCGGGTACGACAACTGGCGTACGGGAGCCGGCTGGGAATCGACCGGTCCGCAGTCCGGCTACTTTCCGTTTTATCTCTCGATCATCCTCGCCGGCGCCAGCCTCTATGGCCTGGTTGCCGCATTCCTTTCGCGCAAGGAAGCTTCCGAGGTTTTCGTGACCCGGGCGCAGCTCCGCCGCGTGATGGCGGTGTTCGTGCCGACGGTGCTGTTCTGCCTCGCCATGCAGTTCCTCGGGCTCTATGTCGCGAGCTTCCTGCTGATCTCCGGTTTCATGCGCCTGGTCGGCAAGATCGCGCTGTGGAAGTCGTTGCTCACCGCCTTCGTCTTCACCGCCGTGATGTTCGTTACCTTCGACATCGCCTTCGACGTCATCATGCCAAAGGGCCCGCTCGAAGCGGCGCTCGGCCGCTAA
- a CDS encoding TRAP transporter large permease subunit: MTLAVFTFSLLGAMALGMPIAFALIVCGVALMHSLNVFDSQIVAQNIINGADSFPLMAVPFFMLAGELMNRGGLARRIVNVALALVGHVKGGLGYVTILAACVLSSLSGSAAADAAALAALLVPMMVAAGHRKMYASGLVAASGVIGPVIPPSIGFVLFGVTGGVSISKLFLAGIFPGLMLGVGLCFAWWWVARGEDTASPPRKSLREIAWAFVDGFWALMLPAIIVVGLRFGVFTPTEAAVVVAVYALFVSTCVYRELKIGELYQVFVSAALSTSVVMFLVAAALVSSWLITVSEIATHVVDLVRPFMGNQTLLMLAIMALVVIVGTALDMTPTILILTPILMPIVKQAGIDPVYFGVLFIINNSIGLITPPVGIVLNVVCGVSRISMEDVIKGVWPFLIAQLIVLLLMILFPALVTVPAKWFTG; encoded by the coding sequence GTGACGCTCGCCGTCTTCACCTTCTCGCTGCTCGGCGCCATGGCGCTGGGCATGCCGATCGCATTTGCGCTGATCGTATGCGGCGTCGCGCTGATGCATTCGCTGAATGTGTTCGATTCGCAGATCGTCGCCCAGAACATCATCAACGGCGCCGACAGCTTTCCGCTGATGGCGGTCCCTTTCTTCATGCTGGCAGGCGAGCTGATGAACCGCGGTGGCCTCGCCAGGCGCATTGTCAATGTCGCGCTGGCGCTTGTCGGCCACGTCAAGGGCGGATTGGGCTACGTCACAATCCTGGCCGCCTGCGTGCTTTCCTCCCTGTCGGGATCGGCCGCCGCCGACGCTGCCGCGCTGGCCGCCCTGCTTGTGCCGATGATGGTCGCGGCTGGCCACCGCAAGATGTATGCGTCAGGGCTCGTCGCCGCCAGCGGCGTCATCGGGCCGGTCATTCCGCCGAGCATCGGCTTTGTGCTGTTCGGCGTTACCGGCGGCGTGTCGATCTCGAAGCTGTTCCTGGCCGGCATCTTTCCCGGGCTTATGCTCGGCGTGGGACTCTGCTTCGCCTGGTGGTGGGTTGCGCGTGGCGAAGATACTGCGAGCCCACCGCGAAAGTCGCTGCGCGAGATCGCCTGGGCCTTCGTCGACGGCTTCTGGGCGCTGATGCTGCCCGCGATCATCGTCGTCGGCCTGCGATTCGGCGTGTTCACGCCGACCGAGGCCGCCGTGGTCGTCGCCGTCTACGCGCTGTTTGTCTCCACTTGCGTCTATCGCGAGCTGAAGATCGGCGAACTCTACCAAGTCTTCGTTTCGGCCGCGCTTAGCACCAGCGTCGTCATGTTTCTGGTCGCAGCTGCACTGGTCTCTTCCTGGCTGATCACGGTCTCCGAGATCGCTACGCACGTCGTCGACCTCGTTCGTCCGTTCATGGGTAATCAGACGCTCTTGATGCTGGCGATCATGGCGCTGGTCGTGATCGTCGGCACCGCACTCGACATGACGCCCACCATTCTGATCCTGACGCCGATCCTGATGCCCATCGTCAAACAAGCCGGCATCGACCCCGTCTATTTCGGCGTACTCTTCATCATCAACAACTCGATCGGCCTGATCACGCCGCCGGTTGGCATTGTCCTCAACGTCGTTTGCGGCGTTTCGCGCATCAGCATGGAAGACGTCATCAAGGGCGTCTGGCCCTTCCTGATCGCCCAATTGATCGTGCTGTTGCTGATGATCCTGTTTCCAGCGCTCGTCACCGTGCCGGCGAAATGGTTCACCGGCTGA